The Stappia sp. genome window below encodes:
- a CDS encoding cbb3-type cytochrome c oxidase subunit 3 — protein sequence MNEAYESVASFAQIWGLLYFVILFAVVVAYALWPKNRRRFDDAAQIPLRED from the coding sequence ATGAACGAAGCCTACGAGTCCGTAGCGAGCTTCGCCCAGATCTGGGGCCTTCTCTACTTCGTGATCCTCTTCGCCGTCGTCGTTGCCTACGCGCTGTGGCCCAAGAACCGCCGCCGTTTCGACGACGCCGCGCAGATCCCCTTGCGGGAGGACTGA
- a CDS encoding FixH family protein — MTSTTEHMADGRSERRITGRTVLIWLIGFFSVIFAVNGVFLHLALNSFPGVVSETSYEDGLAYNDEIAAARAQAARDWSVAGAVERSADGQAAVEVVAKDKAGNPLVGLLVTARLIRPASPEAARVLVLQEGELGRYEGTLSNLAAGRWILELDARKGDDTATFRSRNRIFLSERD; from the coding sequence ATGACATCGACGACGGAACACATGGCTGACGGACGCTCCGAGCGGCGCATCACCGGGCGCACCGTGCTCATCTGGCTGATCGGGTTCTTCTCGGTCATCTTCGCGGTCAACGGGGTGTTTCTGCACCTCGCGCTCAATTCCTTTCCGGGTGTGGTGAGCGAGACCTCCTACGAGGACGGGCTTGCCTACAACGACGAGATCGCGGCCGCGCGTGCGCAGGCCGCCCGCGACTGGTCGGTCGCCGGCGCCGTGGAGCGCAGCGCCGACGGTCAGGCGGCGGTCGAGGTCGTGGCGAAGGACAAGGCCGGCAATCCGCTGGTCGGGCTGCTGGTGACCGCCCGTCTCATCCGCCCGGCGAGCCCGGAAGCCGCGCGCGTCCTGGTGCTGCAGGAGGGCGAACTCGGCCGCTACGAGGGCACGCTGTCCAATCTCGCGGCCGGCCGCTGGATCCTGGAGCTCGACGCCCGCAAGGGTGACGACACGGCGACCTTCCGGTCGCGCAACCGGATCTTCCTGTCGGAGCGCGACTGA
- a CDS encoding AbrB family transcriptional regulator, with protein MRVGERPGAALHGALALRTLAIGGLGGAVCMLAGLPAAWLSGAMLAVAVAALARVRVAQPQGLRDAFFVVLGITMGAGVRPETLARMGEWPVTMAMLLATVVAVLLATYAYQRRVAGWDRETAYFAAVPGTLGLVMALMQSYPRAEPVRVALAQTVRLFVLVAILPSLIPGDGSLPVPDGPDPQALGPAGLVPFLGVASLLGWGASRLGVPAGWLTVPFFLSAAANASGLFVVILPPWLVALSMVGLGSWIGSRFADVSLALLARLFTVSLGAFAVGMGIALAMSGLVAWGLGLPFGQVLLAFAPGGLEAMTLLAFLLNLDPAFVAAHQLARYIAMVFLIPPITRRVLGPPGAAGRSGGGAAEAGGQGR; from the coding sequence ATGAGGGTGGGGGAGAGGCCCGGCGCGGCCCTGCATGGCGCGCTCGCCTTGCGCACGCTCGCCATCGGCGGTCTCGGCGGCGCGGTGTGCATGCTCGCCGGGCTTCCGGCGGCGTGGCTGTCCGGCGCCATGCTGGCGGTGGCGGTCGCCGCGCTGGCGCGCGTGCGCGTGGCCCAGCCGCAGGGGCTGCGCGATGCCTTCTTTGTGGTGCTCGGCATCACGATGGGCGCCGGCGTGCGCCCCGAGACGCTGGCGCGCATGGGCGAATGGCCGGTGACCATGGCGATGCTGCTGGCCACCGTGGTCGCCGTGCTGCTGGCGACCTATGCCTATCAGCGCCGCGTCGCGGGCTGGGACCGCGAGACCGCCTATTTCGCCGCCGTGCCGGGCACGCTCGGTCTCGTCATGGCCCTGATGCAGTCCTACCCCCGCGCCGAGCCGGTGCGCGTGGCGCTGGCCCAGACGGTGCGCCTGTTCGTGCTGGTGGCGATCCTGCCCTCGCTGATCCCGGGAGACGGCAGCCTGCCGGTGCCGGACGGACCCGATCCGCAGGCACTCGGCCCGGCCGGGCTTGTGCCGTTCCTGGGCGTCGCGAGCCTTCTGGGGTGGGGCGCGTCGCGTCTCGGGGTGCCGGCCGGATGGCTGACCGTGCCGTTCTTTCTGAGTGCCGCGGCCAATGCGAGCGGGCTCTTCGTCGTGATTCTGCCGCCCTGGCTGGTGGCGCTGTCGATGGTGGGGTTGGGCAGCTGGATCGGCAGCCGCTTCGCCGATGTCTCGCTGGCGTTGCTGGCGCGCCTCTTCACGGTGTCGCTCGGGGCGTTTGCGGTCGGTATGGGGATTGCGCTCGCCATGTCGGGGCTCGTCGCCTGGGGGCTCGGGCTGCCGTTCGGTCAGGTGCTGCTCGCCTTCGCGCCCGGCGGGCTGGAGGCGATGACGCTGCTGGCCTTCCTGCTCAATCTCGACCCCGCCTTCGTGGCCGCGCATCAGCTTGCACGCTACATCGCCATGGTGTTTCTGATTCCCCCGATCACCCGGCGCGTGCTCGGTCCGCCGGGCGCGGCCGGCCGCTCGGGGGGCGGAGCCGCCGAGGCGGGCGGACAGGGGCGGTGA
- the ccoN gene encoding cytochrome-c oxidase, cbb3-type subunit I: MAHAKAKYLTLEEGFYAAFLIVIAFACLIIAGKTYDQVMAFHATIGTLFAAVGAFIIVKNYFLGDGTVVPQEIDGKPNYNLGPIKFGAWAAVFWGVAGFTVGLVIALQLAYPVLNFDLPWTSFGRLRPLHTSAVIFAFGGNVLLATSMYVVQRTSHARMPGKITPWFVILGYNAFIVIAGTGYLLGATQSKEYAEPEWYADLWLTIVWVAYLLLFLGTLWKRREPHIYVANWFYLAFIVTIAMLHITNNLTIPVSIYGTKSYIVWSGVQDAMVQWWYGHNAVGFFLTAGFLAIMYYFVPKRAERPVYSYRLSIVHFWALIFIYIWAGPHHLHYTALPQWASTLGATFSIILWMPSWGGMINGLMTLSGAWDKLRTDPVLRMMVVSVAFYGMSTFEGPLMSLRSVNSLSHYTDWTIGHVHSGALGWVGYISFGALYCLIPWLWNKKALYSLKLVNWHFWISTIGIVLYITAMWVSGIMQGLMWRAYDQLGFLEYSFIETVEAMHPFYVIRAIGGGLFVVGALIMAYNLYMTVRHGEAEEAKPVGAGAMAPAE, from the coding sequence ATGGCTCATGCAAAAGCCAAATATCTCACGCTGGAGGAAGGCTTCTACGCCGCCTTTCTCATCGTGATTGCCTTCGCCTGCCTGATCATTGCCGGCAAGACCTATGATCAGGTGATGGCATTTCACGCCACGATCGGCACGCTCTTCGCGGCGGTCGGGGCGTTCATTATCGTCAAGAACTACTTCCTCGGCGACGGCACGGTCGTCCCGCAGGAGATCGACGGCAAGCCGAACTACAATCTGGGGCCGATCAAGTTCGGCGCCTGGGCCGCGGTTTTCTGGGGCGTGGCCGGGTTCACCGTCGGTCTGGTCATCGCGCTTCAGCTCGCCTACCCGGTGCTCAACTTCGATCTGCCCTGGACGAGTTTCGGCCGGTTGCGTCCGCTCCACACCTCGGCCGTGATCTTCGCCTTCGGCGGCAACGTGCTGCTGGCGACCTCCATGTATGTGGTGCAGCGCACCAGCCATGCCCGCATGCCCGGCAAGATCACCCCGTGGTTCGTGATCCTCGGCTACAACGCCTTCATCGTGATCGCCGGCACCGGCTACCTGCTGGGCGCGACGCAGTCGAAGGAATACGCCGAGCCGGAGTGGTACGCCGACCTGTGGCTGACCATCGTCTGGGTGGCCTATCTGCTGCTCTTCCTCGGCACCCTGTGGAAGCGCCGCGAGCCGCACATCTATGTGGCGAACTGGTTCTATCTGGCGTTCATCGTCACCATCGCCATGCTGCACATCACCAACAACCTGACGATCCCCGTCTCGATCTACGGCACCAAGTCCTACATCGTGTGGTCGGGCGTCCAGGACGCGATGGTGCAGTGGTGGTACGGCCATAACGCGGTGGGCTTCTTCCTGACCGCCGGCTTCCTGGCCATCATGTACTACTTCGTGCCGAAGCGCGCCGAGCGGCCGGTCTACTCCTACCGTCTGTCGATCGTGCACTTCTGGGCCCTGATCTTCATCTACATCTGGGCCGGTCCGCACCATCTGCACTACACGGCTCTGCCGCAGTGGGCCTCGACGCTGGGCGCGACCTTCTCGATCATCCTGTGGATGCCCTCCTGGGGCGGCATGATCAACGGCCTGATGACGCTGTCGGGCGCGTGGGACAAGCTGCGCACGGACCCGGTGCTGCGCATGATGGTGGTGTCGGTGGCCTTCTACGGCATGTCGACCTTCGAAGGTCCGCTGATGAGCCTGCGGTCGGTCAACTCGCTGTCGCACTACACGGACTGGACCATCGGTCACGTGCATTCTGGTGCGCTCGGCTGGGTCGGCTACATCTCCTTCGGCGCGCTGTACTGCCTGATCCCCTGGCTGTGGAACAAGAAGGCGCTCTACTCGCTGAAGCTGGTGAACTGGCACTTCTGGATCTCCACGATCGGCATCGTGCTCTACATCACCGCGATGTGGGTGTCCGGCATCATGCAGGGCCTGATGTGGCGCGCCTACGACCAGCTCGGTTTCCTGGAGTACTCCTTCATCGAGACCGTCGAGGCGATGCACCCCTTCTATGTGATCCGTGCGATCGGTGGCGGCCTGTTCGTCGTCGGCGCCCTGATCATGGCCTACAACCTGTACATGACCGTCCGTCACGGCGAGGCCGAAGAAGCCAAGCCCGTCGGCGCCGGCGCCATGGCCCCTGCGGAATAA
- the ccoG gene encoding cytochrome c oxidase accessory protein CcoG, which produces MRAETDPSGGGAQPDDWFASAKKIYPMAVHGTFRKIKWAVLFVTLGIYYFLPFVRWDRGPDAPSQAVLVDLEGRRAYFFFIEIWPQEVYYLTGLLIIAAMVLFLMNAVAGRVWCGYLCPQTVWTDLFLWVERHTEGDRRERMRLEHEPWTLKKITQKISKHTLWLMIAWWTGGAWVLYFADAPTLVMDLATGQAAFAAYLWIGILTFTTYALAGHMREQVCIFLCPWPRIQAALTDEEALNVTYRYDRGEPRGSLKQNLKREAEGLPAGDCVDCHQCFHACPTGVDIRNGTQLGCIQCGLCIDACDAVMDKVGKPRGLIAYDTDDNILRRMEGKETFVRIVRPRTVIYAALIVIVGLVMAYALYTRDFEGVNVLHDRNPIYVELSDGAVRNGYTIRLLNKRPLARDFILSVEGMPEGTRIEAIGIEEEVNGKPVVAVGPDTTREIRVLVFSPADAEMPKSTPITFRITETVMGDIATGSDFFKAP; this is translated from the coding sequence ATGCGTGCAGAAACGGACCCCTCGGGCGGCGGCGCCCAACCGGACGATTGGTTTGCCTCGGCCAAGAAGATCTACCCGATGGCCGTGCATGGCACGTTCCGCAAGATCAAGTGGGCCGTGCTCTTCGTCACGCTCGGCATCTACTACTTCCTGCCCTTCGTGCGCTGGGACCGCGGTCCCGACGCGCCGAGCCAGGCCGTGCTCGTCGACCTGGAGGGCCGGCGGGCCTATTTCTTCTTCATCGAGATCTGGCCGCAGGAGGTCTATTACCTCACCGGGCTCCTGATCATCGCGGCGATGGTGCTGTTCCTGATGAACGCGGTCGCGGGCCGCGTGTGGTGCGGGTACCTGTGTCCGCAGACCGTGTGGACCGATCTGTTCCTCTGGGTCGAGCGCCACACCGAGGGCGACCGGCGCGAGCGCATGCGGCTCGAGCATGAGCCCTGGACGCTGAAGAAGATCACCCAGAAGATCTCCAAGCACACCCTGTGGCTGATGATCGCCTGGTGGACCGGCGGCGCCTGGGTGCTCTATTTCGCCGACGCCCCGACGCTGGTGATGGATCTCGCCACCGGCCAGGCGGCCTTCGCGGCCTACCTGTGGATCGGCATCCTGACCTTCACGACCTATGCGCTGGCCGGTCACATGCGCGAGCAGGTCTGCATCTTCCTGTGTCCGTGGCCGCGCATCCAGGCGGCGCTGACGGATGAGGAGGCGCTCAATGTCACCTACCGCTACGATCGCGGCGAGCCGCGCGGCTCGCTGAAGCAGAACCTGAAGCGCGAGGCGGAAGGCCTGCCGGCGGGCGACTGCGTGGATTGCCACCAGTGCTTCCATGCCTGCCCGACGGGCGTCGACATCCGCAACGGCACGCAACTCGGCTGCATCCAGTGCGGGCTGTGCATCGACGCCTGCGACGCGGTGATGGACAAGGTCGGCAAGCCGCGCGGGCTGATCGCCTACGACACGGACGACAACATCCTGCGCCGGATGGAGGGCAAGGAAACCTTCGTGCGCATCGTGCGTCCGCGCACGGTGATCTACGCCGCGCTGATCGTGATCGTCGGTCTCGTCATGGCCTATGCCCTCTACACGCGCGACTTCGAGGGCGTGAACGTGCTGCACGACCGCAATCCGATCTATGTCGAACTGTCCGACGGCGCGGTGCGCAACGGCTACACGATACGCCTGCTCAACAAGCGTCCGCTGGCACGCGACTTCATCCTCTCCGTCGAGGGCATGCCCGAGGGCACCCGCATCGAGGCGATCGGCATCGAGGAAGAGGTCAACGGCAAGCCGGTCGTCGCGGTCGGTCCGGACACGACGCGCGAGATCCGCGTGCTGGTGTTCTCGCCGGCCGACGCCGAGATGCCGAAGTCGACCCCGATCACCTTCCGCATCACGGAAACGGTGATGGGCGACATCGCCACGGGCTCCGACTTCTTCAAGGCGCCCTGA
- the ccoO gene encoding cytochrome-c oxidase, cbb3-type subunit II, translating into MSAWKKHEIFEKHSLVLTIGILVVVSIGGLVEIAPLFYLKSTIEKVEGMRPYTPLELAGRNVYIREGCYTCHSQMIRPMRDELERYGHFSLAAESMYDHPFQWGSKRTGPDLARVGGKYSDEWHRDHLVNPRSVVPESIMPGYPFLLDAEVETRGKEDHLKTNTVVGVPYTLDQVEYARADLIAQASPDTDAVDGFLERYPDAIVRDFDGNPQKVTEMDALIAYLQMLGTLVDFSIYDNKANLR; encoded by the coding sequence ATGTCTGCTTGGAAAAAACACGAAATCTTCGAGAAGCACTCCCTGGTGCTGACGATCGGCATCCTCGTCGTCGTCTCCATCGGCGGCCTTGTCGAGATCGCGCCGCTCTTCTACCTGAAGAGCACCATCGAGAAGGTGGAGGGCATGCGGCCCTACACCCCGCTCGAACTGGCCGGGCGCAACGTCTACATCCGCGAGGGCTGCTACACCTGCCACTCGCAGATGATCCGCCCGATGCGCGACGAGCTGGAGCGCTACGGTCACTTCTCGCTGGCGGCGGAGTCGATGTACGACCATCCGTTCCAGTGGGGCTCGAAGCGCACCGGCCCGGATCTCGCCCGTGTCGGCGGCAAGTACTCCGACGAGTGGCATCGCGATCACCTGGTGAACCCGCGGTCGGTCGTGCCGGAATCCATCATGCCCGGCTATCCCTTCCTGCTGGACGCGGAAGTGGAGACGCGCGGCAAGGAGGATCACCTGAAGACCAATACGGTCGTCGGCGTGCCCTACACGCTCGATCAGGTGGAATACGCCCGTGCCGATCTGATCGCCCAGGCCAGCCCCGACACCGATGCGGTCGACGGCTTCCTGGAGCGCTACCCGGATGCGATCGTGCGGGACTTCGACGGCAATCCCCAAAAGGTGACCGAGATGGACGCGCTGATCGCCTATCTCCAGATGCTGGGCACGCTGGTCGACTTCTCGATCTACGACAACAAGGCCAACCTGCGTTGA
- a CDS encoding amidohydrolase, whose protein sequence is MKRSLLSCVALLAVSIGAALAEDAPADRIWSGGPILTMNDAAPRAEAVAVRDGKIVAIGSEAEVLKLKGEGTTIVDLGGRAMLPGFVDAHGHAFMIGIQAVSANLQPAPDGQVNDIPALRDSLTSWAGMYPERIDRLGTILGFGYDDAQLEEQRHPTREDLDAVSTDKPVLIIHQSGHLGVLNSKALEMAGIAADTPDPEGGKIRREDGSDTPNGVLEEQAFFGSLVKLLGGIDKEGGQELFVAGTELLASYGYTTGQEGRATPNVVKLMQAASKAGRISIDVVAYPDILVDRDFILKSQSRAYEDGFRVGGAKLTIDGSPQGFTALRDRPYYDPPEQFRADYAGYAAASSDQVFDAIDWAFENDVQILTHSNGEGASDMLIAAVKTATDKHGKADRRPVLIHGQFLREDQVDAVQALDMFPSLFPMHTFYWGDWHRDRTVGPVNADNISPTGWVHERGMMFSTHHDAPVAFPDSMRILDATVTRRTRTGDILGPHQRVDVMTALKAMTIWPAYQHFEEASKGSIELGKVADFVILSNDPTAIDPETLDGLKVTETVKGGETIFTLKETEEKQGFLRIRPDSRGEDAFGNFLRHASAHLEEQGTHAHGPDIIYDAFAQSFAD, encoded by the coding sequence TTGAAACGATCGCTTTTGTCCTGTGTCGCACTTCTCGCCGTCAGCATCGGCGCCGCCCTGGCCGAGGACGCCCCGGCCGACCGGATCTGGTCGGGCGGTCCCATCCTGACGATGAACGACGCCGCGCCGCGCGCCGAGGCCGTCGCGGTGCGCGACGGCAAGATCGTCGCCATCGGCAGCGAGGCCGAGGTCCTGAAGCTCAAGGGCGAGGGGACGACCATCGTCGATCTCGGCGGGCGGGCCATGCTGCCCGGTTTCGTCGACGCGCATGGCCATGCCTTCATGATCGGCATCCAGGCCGTCTCGGCCAACCTGCAGCCGGCGCCCGACGGGCAGGTGAACGACATCCCCGCGCTGCGCGACAGCCTGACCTCCTGGGCCGGCATGTATCCCGAGCGGATCGACCGGCTCGGCACGATCCTCGGCTTCGGTTACGACGACGCCCAGCTTGAGGAACAGCGCCACCCCACCCGCGAGGATCTCGACGCGGTCTCCACCGACAAGCCGGTGCTGATCATCCATCAGTCGGGCCACCTCGGCGTGCTGAACTCCAAGGCGCTGGAGATGGCCGGCATCGCGGCCGACACGCCGGATCCCGAGGGCGGCAAGATCCGCCGCGAGGACGGCTCCGACACGCCCAACGGCGTGCTGGAGGAGCAGGCGTTCTTCGGCTCGCTGGTCAAGCTGCTCGGTGGCATCGACAAGGAGGGCGGCCAGGAGCTTTTCGTGGCCGGCACGGAACTCTTGGCGAGCTACGGCTACACCACCGGCCAGGAGGGGCGCGCGACCCCCAATGTCGTGAAGCTGATGCAGGCGGCCTCCAAGGCCGGGCGCATTTCCATCGACGTGGTCGCCTATCCCGACATTCTGGTCGACCGCGACTTCATCCTGAAGAGCCAGTCCCGCGCCTATGAAGACGGCTTCCGGGTCGGCGGCGCGAAGCTCACCATCGACGGCTCGCCGCAAGGCTTCACGGCGCTGCGCGACCGGCCCTACTACGATCCGCCCGAGCAGTTCCGCGCCGATTACGCGGGCTATGCGGCGGCGTCCTCCGACCAGGTGTTCGACGCGATCGACTGGGCGTTCGAGAACGACGTGCAGATCCTGACGCACTCCAACGGCGAGGGCGCGTCCGACATGCTGATCGCCGCCGTGAAGACGGCGACGGACAAGCACGGCAAGGCCGACCGCCGTCCGGTGCTGATCCACGGGCAGTTCCTGCGCGAGGATCAGGTCGACGCGGTGCAGGCGCTGGACATGTTCCCCTCGCTCTTTCCCATGCACACCTTCTACTGGGGCGACTGGCACCGCGACCGCACGGTCGGGCCGGTCAACGCCGACAACATCTCCCCGACCGGCTGGGTGCATGAGCGCGGCATGATGTTCTCCACCCATCACGATGCGCCGGTGGCCTTCCCCGATTCCATGCGCATCCTGGATGCCACCGTCACCCGGCGCACCCGCACCGGCGACATCCTCGGCCCGCACCAGCGCGTCGACGTCATGACGGCGCTGAAGGCAATGACCATCTGGCCGGCCTATCAGCATTTCGAGGAGGCTTCGAAGGGCTCCATCGAACTCGGCAAGGTGGCCGACTTCGTGATCCTGTCGAACGATCCGACCGCCATCGACCCCGAGACGCTCGACGGTCTTAAGGTGACCGAGACCGTCAAGGGCGGCGAGACGATCTTCACCTTGAAGGAGACGGAGGAGAAGCAGGGCTTCCTGCGCATCCGGCCCGATTCGCGCGGCGAGGACGCCTTCGGCAACTTCCTGCGGCATGCCTCCGCGCATCTGGAGGAGCAGGGCACCCACGCCCATGGGCCCGACATTATCTACGATGCCTTCGCGCAGTCCTTCGCCGACTGA
- a CDS encoding FkbM family methyltransferase yields MTNSDFLNQGSPAPPRPFGSTWNHLKVVTLRQIMSRLPVPTRFLEPLIQVLRLDLAPLDAPQVLWDRSRSFRIAIDDPSDHVQTYMFFQGRFEGPETRLVRDHLAEGNVFVDIGANVGWFTLAAASKVGRTGRVLAFEPFPASFQRLQRNVALNGFQTVTAFEMGLGDADAVAPVYAGTGNSGRTSLFPDPDQATASQIQLRRAEDVLAETGVERIDFCKIDVEGAELLVLDGLGRYLRDGRIGAMLIEINPMKLEQAGGSAAALYDRLVASGFHVYDVRRPAVRLASAPDRFMNVLCRHESLDAR; encoded by the coding sequence ATGACAAATTCGGATTTCCTCAACCAAGGGTCGCCCGCCCCGCCGCGGCCCTTCGGCTCGACCTGGAACCACCTCAAGGTCGTGACCCTTCGGCAGATCATGTCCCGCCTGCCCGTCCCGACGCGGTTCCTCGAGCCGCTGATCCAGGTGCTGCGGCTCGATCTCGCGCCGCTGGATGCACCGCAGGTCCTGTGGGACCGCTCGCGCAGCTTCCGGATCGCCATCGACGACCCGTCCGACCACGTCCAGACCTACATGTTTTTTCAGGGCCGGTTCGAAGGGCCCGAAACCCGGCTCGTTCGCGACCATCTCGCGGAGGGCAACGTCTTCGTCGATATCGGCGCGAATGTCGGCTGGTTCACCCTGGCCGCCGCGAGCAAGGTCGGCCGCACCGGCCGGGTGCTCGCCTTCGAGCCGTTTCCCGCCTCCTTTCAGCGTCTCCAGCGCAACGTCGCCCTCAACGGCTTCCAGACCGTCACCGCCTTCGAGATGGGGCTCGGCGACGCGGATGCCGTCGCCCCGGTCTATGCCGGCACGGGCAACAGCGGCCGGACCTCGCTCTTTCCCGATCCCGATCAGGCGACCGCGAGCCAGATCCAGCTGCGGCGCGCGGAGGACGTCCTTGCCGAGACCGGCGTCGAGCGGATCGACTTTTGCAAGATCGACGTGGAAGGCGCGGAACTTCTCGTGCTCGACGGCCTCGGCCGTTATCTGCGGGACGGACGCATCGGCGCGATGCTGATCGAGATCAACCCGATGAAGCTCGAGCAGGCCGGCGGCAGCGCCGCCGCGCTCTACGACCGGCTCGTCGCCTCCGGTTTCCATGTGTATGACGTGCGCCGGCCGGCGGTGCGTCTCGCCTCGGCGCCGGATCGCTTCATGAACGTCCTGTGCCGGCACGAGAGCCTCGACGCGCGCTGA
- the ccoP gene encoding cytochrome-c oxidase, cbb3-type subunit III, translated as MADAHKKEVDHISGVETTGHEWDGLKELNNPLPKWWLYIFYATIVWAIGYWVVYPSWPLISGYTQGVIGDSQRANALAAYEEGMAERAEIGGALIDASLDEIKSTPELLEFAMANGRAAFGDNCAACHGSGALGFEGYPNLQDDKWIWGGTLDDIHTTLKYGIRSGHDEARFGDMPSFGADGLLSDEEITQVANYVGQQAGLEPEAGVDLAAGQEVYEINCAACHGDDLKGMREVGAPDLTANNYLYGKSIEAIKAQVHNARNGVMPAWAPRLEPATVKSLAVYVHSFGGGE; from the coding sequence ATGGCTGATGCACATAAAAAGGAAGTCGACCACATCTCCGGCGTCGAGACGACCGGGCACGAGTGGGACGGCCTGAAGGAACTCAACAACCCGCTTCCCAAGTGGTGGCTCTACATCTTCTACGCCACCATCGTGTGGGCCATCGGCTACTGGGTCGTCTATCCGTCCTGGCCGCTGATTTCCGGCTACACGCAGGGCGTGATCGGCGACAGCCAGCGTGCGAACGCGCTGGCCGCCTACGAAGAGGGCATGGCCGAACGCGCGGAGATCGGCGGGGCGCTGATCGACGCGTCGCTCGACGAGATCAAGTCGACGCCGGAGCTGCTGGAGTTCGCCATGGCGAACGGCCGCGCCGCCTTCGGCGACAATTGCGCGGCCTGTCACGGGTCGGGCGCGCTCGGTTTCGAGGGCTACCCGAACCTGCAGGACGACAAGTGGATCTGGGGCGGCACGCTCGACGACATCCACACGACCCTGAAGTACGGCATCCGCTCCGGCCACGACGAAGCGCGCTTCGGCGACATGCCGTCCTTCGGCGCCGACGGTCTGCTCAGCGACGAGGAGATCACCCAGGTCGCGAACTATGTCGGCCAGCAGGCCGGTCTCGAGCCGGAAGCCGGTGTCGATCTCGCCGCCGGCCAGGAGGTCTATGAGATCAACTGCGCCGCCTGCCACGGCGACGATCTCAAGGGCATGCGGGAAGTCGGCGCGCCGGATCTGACCGCCAACAACTACCTCTACGGCAAGTCGATCGAGGCCATCAAGGCGCAGGTCCACAACGCCCGCAACGGCGTGATGCCGGCCTGGGCGCCGCGCCTCGAGCCGGCCACGGTGAAGTCGCTCGCCGTCTACGTCCACTCCTTCGGCGGCGGCGAATAA